From a region of the Vidua macroura isolate BioBank_ID:100142 chromosome 3, ASM2450914v1, whole genome shotgun sequence genome:
- the FEZ2 gene encoding fasciculation and elongation protein zeta-2 isoform X3, producing the protein MAAAATSQRDPGDWQDFSGFQPSAGSGPEPACDKGGWGVGDLGAKLSLCFEPPQARAGGGESRVPLRPLTEQSALQDDEIWNALTDNYGNVMPVDWKSSHTRALHLPTLNLSEKGVNDNLNLDLSDDEELREQLDMHSIIVSCINEEPLFTAEQVIEEIEEMMQESPDPEDDETPTQSDRLSILSQEIQTLKRSSTNNSYEERVKRLSVAELNELLEEIETAIKDYSEELVQQLALRDELEFEKEVKNSFISVLIEVQNKQREHKETAKKKKKLKNGSPQNGKQERGHMPGTYLTTVIPYEKKNGPPSVEDLQTLTKILHAMKEDSEKVPSLLTDYILKVLCPT; encoded by the exons atggcggcggcggcgaccTCGCAGCGGGACCCGGGCGATTGGCAGGACTTCTCGGGATTCCAGCCCTCCGCGGGGAGCGGCCCCGAGCCTGCTTGCGACAAGGGCGGCTGGGGCGTCGGGGATCTCGGGGCGAAGCTGTCCCTCTGCTTCGAGCCCCCGCAggcccgggctggcggcggcgAGAGCCGCGTTCCGCTGCGGCCGCTCACGGAGCAGAGCGCGCTGCAGGACGATGA gatttGGAATGCCTTGACTGATAATTATGGTAATGTGATGCCAGTTGACTGGAAATCTTCCCACACTAGAGCTTTGCACTTGCCAACACTGAATCTTTCAGAAAAAGGG GTAAATGACAACTTGAACCTTGACCTGTCAGATGATGAAGAGCTGAGAGAACAGTTGGATATGCATTCTATCATTGTTTCCTGCATCAATGAAGAGCCACtcttcacagcagagcag gtGATTGAAGAAATAGAGGAAATGATGCAGGAATCACCTGATCCAGAAGATGATGAAACACCCACCCAATCAGATCGGCTCTCTATACTTTCCCAGGAAATTCAGACCCTCAAGAGATCCAGTACGAACAACAGCTATGAAGAGA GAGTCAAAAGATTGTCTGTTGCTGAATTAAATGAACTGCTAGAAGAAATTGAGACTGCTATTAAGGATTATTCTGAGGAGCTGGTACAGCAGCTGGCTCTACGAGATGAGCTGGAGTTTGAGAAGGAAGTGAAAAACAGCTTCATTTCTGTCCTCATTGAAGTACAAAACAAACAGCGAGAAcacaaagaaacagcaaagaagaaaaagaagctgaaaaatggtAGTCCTCAGAATGGCAAACAAGAAAGAGGTCATATGCCTGGAACA TACTTAACAACCGTCATTCCttatgagaagaaaaatggacCACCATCTGTTGAAGATCTTCAAACATTAACCAAAA TTCTGCATGCCATGAAAGAGGATAGCGAGAAAGTGCCAAGCTTGTTAACAGACTATATTTTAAAGG TTCTGTGTCCTACATGA
- the FEZ2 gene encoding fasciculation and elongation protein zeta-2 isoform X1 encodes MAAAATSQRDPGDWQDFSGFQPSAGSGPEPACDKGGWGVGDLGAKLSLCFEPPQARAGGGESRVPLRPLTEQSALQDDEIWNALTDNYGNVMPVDWKSSHTRALHLPTLNLSEKGVNDNLNLDLSDDEELREQLDMHSIIVSCINEEPLFTAEQVIEEIEEMMQESPDPEDDETPTQSDRLSILSQEIQTLKRSSTNNSYEERVKRLSVAELNELLEEIETAIKDYSEELVQQLALRDELEFEKEVKNSFISVLIEVQNKQREHKETAKKKKKLKNGSPQNGKQERGHMPGTRFSMEGISNVIQNGFRHTFGNSSGEKQYLTTVIPYEKKNGPPSVEDLQTLTKILHAMKEDSEKVPSLLTDYILKVLCPT; translated from the exons atggcggcggcggcgaccTCGCAGCGGGACCCGGGCGATTGGCAGGACTTCTCGGGATTCCAGCCCTCCGCGGGGAGCGGCCCCGAGCCTGCTTGCGACAAGGGCGGCTGGGGCGTCGGGGATCTCGGGGCGAAGCTGTCCCTCTGCTTCGAGCCCCCGCAggcccgggctggcggcggcgAGAGCCGCGTTCCGCTGCGGCCGCTCACGGAGCAGAGCGCGCTGCAGGACGATGA gatttGGAATGCCTTGACTGATAATTATGGTAATGTGATGCCAGTTGACTGGAAATCTTCCCACACTAGAGCTTTGCACTTGCCAACACTGAATCTTTCAGAAAAAGGG GTAAATGACAACTTGAACCTTGACCTGTCAGATGATGAAGAGCTGAGAGAACAGTTGGATATGCATTCTATCATTGTTTCCTGCATCAATGAAGAGCCACtcttcacagcagagcag gtGATTGAAGAAATAGAGGAAATGATGCAGGAATCACCTGATCCAGAAGATGATGAAACACCCACCCAATCAGATCGGCTCTCTATACTTTCCCAGGAAATTCAGACCCTCAAGAGATCCAGTACGAACAACAGCTATGAAGAGA GAGTCAAAAGATTGTCTGTTGCTGAATTAAATGAACTGCTAGAAGAAATTGAGACTGCTATTAAGGATTATTCTGAGGAGCTGGTACAGCAGCTGGCTCTACGAGATGAGCTGGAGTTTGAGAAGGAAGTGAAAAACAGCTTCATTTCTGTCCTCATTGAAGTACAAAACAAACAGCGAGAAcacaaagaaacagcaaagaagaaaaagaagctgaaaaatggtAGTCCTCAGAATGGCAAACAAGAAAGAGGTCATATGCCTGGAACA CGCTTCAGCATGGAAGGGATCTCAAATGTCATACAGAATGGCTTCCGCCACACGTTTGGAAACTCGAGTGGAGAGAAACAG TACTTAACAACCGTCATTCCttatgagaagaaaaatggacCACCATCTGTTGAAGATCTTCAAACATTAACCAAAA TTCTGCATGCCATGAAAGAGGATAGCGAGAAAGTGCCAAGCTTGTTAACAGACTATATTTTAAAGG TTCTGTGTCCTACATGA
- the FEZ2 gene encoding fasciculation and elongation protein zeta-2 isoform X2, whose protein sequence is MAAAATSQRDPGDWQDFSGFQPSAGSGPEPACDKGGWGVGDLGAKLSLCFEPPQARAGGGESRVPLRPLTEQSALQDDEIWNALTDNYGNVMPVDWKSSHTRALHLPTLNLSEKGVNDNLNLDLSDDEELREQLDMHSIIVSCINEEPLFTAEQVIEEIEEMMQESPDPEDDETPTQSDRLSILSQEIQTLKRSSTNNSYEERVKRLSVAELNELLEEIETAIKDYSEELVQQLALRDELEFEKEVKNSFISVLIEVQNKQREHKETAKKKKKLKNGSPQNGKQERGHMPGTRFSMEGISNVIQNGFRHTFGNSSGEKQYLTTVIPYEKKNGPPSVEDLQTLTKILHAMKEDSEKVPSLLTDYILKALV, encoded by the exons atggcggcggcggcgaccTCGCAGCGGGACCCGGGCGATTGGCAGGACTTCTCGGGATTCCAGCCCTCCGCGGGGAGCGGCCCCGAGCCTGCTTGCGACAAGGGCGGCTGGGGCGTCGGGGATCTCGGGGCGAAGCTGTCCCTCTGCTTCGAGCCCCCGCAggcccgggctggcggcggcgAGAGCCGCGTTCCGCTGCGGCCGCTCACGGAGCAGAGCGCGCTGCAGGACGATGA gatttGGAATGCCTTGACTGATAATTATGGTAATGTGATGCCAGTTGACTGGAAATCTTCCCACACTAGAGCTTTGCACTTGCCAACACTGAATCTTTCAGAAAAAGGG GTAAATGACAACTTGAACCTTGACCTGTCAGATGATGAAGAGCTGAGAGAACAGTTGGATATGCATTCTATCATTGTTTCCTGCATCAATGAAGAGCCACtcttcacagcagagcag gtGATTGAAGAAATAGAGGAAATGATGCAGGAATCACCTGATCCAGAAGATGATGAAACACCCACCCAATCAGATCGGCTCTCTATACTTTCCCAGGAAATTCAGACCCTCAAGAGATCCAGTACGAACAACAGCTATGAAGAGA GAGTCAAAAGATTGTCTGTTGCTGAATTAAATGAACTGCTAGAAGAAATTGAGACTGCTATTAAGGATTATTCTGAGGAGCTGGTACAGCAGCTGGCTCTACGAGATGAGCTGGAGTTTGAGAAGGAAGTGAAAAACAGCTTCATTTCTGTCCTCATTGAAGTACAAAACAAACAGCGAGAAcacaaagaaacagcaaagaagaaaaagaagctgaaaaatggtAGTCCTCAGAATGGCAAACAAGAAAGAGGTCATATGCCTGGAACA CGCTTCAGCATGGAAGGGATCTCAAATGTCATACAGAATGGCTTCCGCCACACGTTTGGAAACTCGAGTGGAGAGAAACAG TACTTAACAACCGTCATTCCttatgagaagaaaaatggacCACCATCTGTTGAAGATCTTCAAACATTAACCAAAA TTCTGCATGCCATGAAAGAGGATAGCGAGAAAGTGCCAAGCTTGTTAACAGACTATATTTTAAAGG CATTGGTTTGA